A single genomic interval of Asinibacterium sp. OR53 harbors:
- a CDS encoding ubiquinol-cytochrome c reductase iron-sulfur subunit — translation MDRKDFIKSCGFACLGGAAITTLLQSCSAAKIIGGKIAGDDLIVPLTDFETKAGNEKHYKKYVVVQNDILQYPICVYRINENEYTALWMQCTHQGAELQVFGDKLQCPAHGSEFTNSGTVQGGPADRKLRTFPVTIEANKLKISLKAI, via the coding sequence ATGGACAGAAAAGATTTTATAAAAAGCTGTGGCTTTGCCTGCTTAGGCGGTGCAGCTATTACTACCTTGTTGCAAAGCTGTAGTGCTGCAAAAATAATAGGTGGCAAAATTGCTGGCGATGATTTAATTGTACCACTAACCGACTTTGAAACAAAAGCAGGCAATGAAAAGCATTATAAAAAATATGTGGTAGTACAGAATGATATTCTGCAATACCCTATCTGCGTCTATCGTATCAATGAAAATGAATACACCGCCCTCTGGATGCAATGCACACACCAGGGTGCAGAGTTGCAGGTGTTTGGCGATAAACTACAGTGCCCGGCACACGGCAGTGAGTTTACCAACAGTGGCACAGTACAAGGCGGGCCGGCAGATAGAAAACTAAGGACATTTCCTGTAACCATTGAAGCCAATAAATTAAAAATTTCATTGAAAGCGATATGA
- a CDS encoding DUF262 domain-containing protein, protein MAIWKSYKISDVINEIEEDKFVLPVIQRRLVWDEEKMELLFDTLLKGDSFGGIMVIEEEKGSKPLFNYRSFTKDGGIINSRQVDSLTQLQHFVIDGQQRLQSFYIGLKGSFNGKVLYFDLYSDYNTEFEFKFEKEESKLPRQSKGNEDRTIPEHNWYLASSLLKRLKDTNDEDQVAEEIIKALNIQDTIQIRHAEKNIKAFYKNTLTADCLGISKVSVNKSFDEITNKQRIVELFRRLNDGGTKLSSFDLVASVLKGFEWEMEGFLEETLKSYEEIGLTQDNLIKLIFLLQDNHKKEMAAIEAADAQFAIKNRERIKVTLKCLKDFLINSKLYYYYKDGNRSFIPLFFIAYHLFHKPISVVELEKFFANFDAKNTEHPKMERWIYHSLINGVFKSKGAGWIPYKTGIRKLLDKMQHYKNKDFPTDELFQVYTDHPITFTRTYTIYNLDELENSFVYYLMYDRGQTIRINDIDHIMPKSILESLKVESSKINSIKNFQLIDFSTNRGLKNASPFGDWINNHVNDKAAFVKRHLIPADETLWTEDKFEDFAEARANLILNSILTHLK, encoded by the coding sequence ATGGCTATATGGAAATCTTATAAAATATCGGACGTAATAAATGAAATCGAAGAAGATAAATTTGTTCTCCCCGTAATTCAAAGGCGACTGGTTTGGGATGAGGAAAAAATGGAATTACTGTTTGATACACTCTTGAAAGGAGATTCCTTTGGGGGTATAATGGTAATTGAGGAAGAAAAAGGAAGCAAGCCGTTGTTTAATTACCGTTCTTTTACAAAAGATGGTGGCATTATTAATTCAAGGCAAGTGGATTCTCTAACTCAATTACAGCATTTCGTTATTGATGGGCAGCAGCGATTGCAATCTTTCTATATCGGATTGAAAGGAAGTTTCAATGGTAAGGTTTTGTACTTTGATTTGTACAGCGATTATAATACGGAATTTGAATTTAAGTTTGAGAAAGAAGAGAGTAAACTGCCCAGGCAATCAAAGGGAAATGAGGATAGAACAATACCTGAACACAACTGGTATCTCGCCAGTTCATTACTTAAAAGACTAAAAGATACCAACGATGAAGACCAGGTGGCCGAGGAAATAATTAAGGCACTAAATATTCAGGATACCATTCAGATAAGACATGCTGAAAAAAATATAAAGGCTTTTTACAAGAATACATTAACAGCAGATTGTCTTGGCATTTCAAAAGTATCGGTAAATAAATCATTTGATGAAATAACCAATAAGCAAAGAATAGTGGAACTTTTCAGAAGATTAAATGATGGTGGCACCAAGCTTTCTTCTTTTGATTTGGTAGCATCTGTGCTCAAAGGTTTTGAATGGGAAATGGAAGGCTTTTTGGAAGAAACATTAAAGAGCTATGAAGAAATAGGATTAACACAGGACAACCTTATCAAGTTAATATTTCTGTTGCAGGACAATCACAAAAAGGAGATGGCTGCGATTGAAGCAGCCGATGCACAATTCGCTATAAAAAACAGAGAAAGGATTAAAGTAACTCTGAAATGTCTTAAAGATTTTCTCATTAATTCAAAATTATATTATTACTATAAAGATGGTAACCGTTCCTTTATTCCGTTGTTTTTTATCGCCTATCATCTTTTTCATAAGCCGATAAGCGTTGTGGAATTGGAAAAATTCTTTGCAAATTTTGATGCTAAAAACACGGAGCATCCCAAAATGGAAAGGTGGATTTATCATTCACTTATAAACGGAGTTTTCAAAAGTAAAGGTGCAGGCTGGATACCCTACAAAACTGGCATCCGTAAACTATTGGATAAGATGCAGCACTATAAAAACAAAGATTTTCCCACCGATGAATTGTTTCAGGTTTATACTGACCACCCAATAACATTTACGAGAACATATACTATATATAATCTCGATGAATTAGAAAATTCATTTGTTTATTATCTTATGTACGACAGGGGACAGACTATCAGGATAAATGATATTGACCACATCATGCCTAAATCAATATTAGAGTCATTAAAAGTTGAATCATCAAAAATCAACAGCATCAAAAACTTTCAACTGATAGATTTCAGCACTAACCGGGGATTAAAAAATGCAAGTCCGTTCGGGGATTGGATTAATAATCATGTAAATGATAAAGCTGCCTTTGTAAAACGGCATTTAATTCCTGCTGATGAAACGCTATGGACGGAAGATAAATTTGAAGACTTTGCTGAGGCAAGAGCAAACCTGATTTTGAATTCCATTTTGACACACTTGAAATAG
- the merTP gene encoding mercuric transport protein MerTP: protein MISIKSSGTFTGAGVLSAIAASLCCIAPVIALLAGGSSIAASFSWIEPARPYLIGLSVAVLAFAWYLKLKTAKVNDIDCNCETTKKISFFQSKTFLGIVTVFAILIMTFPLYAKVFYPKPKVQSAFAVVDNKQQVKFTIQGMTCEACEVHVNNELSKVNGVLAYKTSYATRSSLVTFDKSKVSEKIIEVAIYKTGYKVKSYELINSSIFSETGINNTCSDSSSCCDKK from the coding sequence ATGATAAGTATAAAATCATCAGGCACATTTACCGGCGCAGGTGTTCTTTCCGCTATCGCAGCTTCGCTTTGTTGTATCGCCCCTGTTATTGCATTGCTTGCCGGTGGCAGCAGTATTGCCGCTAGCTTTTCATGGATAGAACCAGCAAGACCTTATTTGATAGGATTATCAGTTGCCGTATTAGCCTTTGCATGGTATCTTAAACTAAAAACTGCTAAAGTAAATGATATAGATTGTAATTGCGAAACAACTAAGAAGATTTCATTCTTTCAATCCAAAACTTTTTTGGGAATAGTAACTGTATTCGCTATACTAATAATGACTTTCCCGCTGTATGCAAAAGTGTTTTATCCAAAACCAAAAGTACAATCAGCATTTGCTGTAGTTGATAATAAACAACAGGTAAAGTTCACTATACAAGGCATGACCTGCGAGGCATGTGAGGTACATGTAAATAATGAACTGTCTAAAGTAAATGGAGTATTAGCTTATAAAACTTCTTATGCCACCCGGAGCAGTTTAGTCACTTTTGATAAATCAAAAGTTAGTGAAAAGATAATAGAAGTAGCAATTTATAAAACAGGATACAAAGTAAAAAGCTATGAACTGATAAATAGTAGCATTTTTTCTGAAACAGGAATCAATAATACTTGCAGTGATTCGTCATCTTGCTGCGACAAAAAATAA
- a CDS encoding di-heme oxidoredictase family protein, giving the protein MNKLKVISALILVIMGIVACQKLLPKAPTDNELLDGPVEGLSYEENRRFLAGDVAFNDEVFTSQKGLGSIFVATSCGSCHAGDGKGHPFTTLTRFGQTDSTGNQFLHLGGPQLQNRALPGYTPEQIPAGATFSKFTPPANTGLGFLELVSDANILSIADPNDTNGDGISGVPNYEYLPSFITPFSNAIPRNSKYIHRFGKKAAAYNLLHQTVNAYNQDIGITSTFQPKDVYSGLNIDPEVSDVTVHNVVFYLQTLKAPIQRNQNDATVVQGKNVFMQAGCESCHKQTLQTGFSNIAPLSNKTFHPYTDLLLHDMGPGLDDGYTEGSATKSEWRTPPLWGLGLSPNSQGGQYFLLHDGRAKSIEEAILLHGGEATTSKNKFSLLSSADKQALLKFLESL; this is encoded by the coding sequence ATGAATAAACTTAAAGTTATATCAGCATTAATTTTAGTAATTATGGGTATTGTTGCCTGCCAAAAACTGTTGCCCAAAGCCCCGACTGATAATGAGCTATTAGATGGCCCTGTTGAAGGGCTCAGCTATGAGGAGAACAGAAGGTTCCTGGCGGGTGATGTGGCCTTTAATGACGAAGTATTCACTTCTCAGAAGGGTTTAGGCTCCATCTTCGTGGCTACCAGTTGCGGTAGTTGCCATGCTGGTGATGGTAAGGGGCATCCTTTTACTACTCTTACGAGGTTTGGGCAGACTGACAGTACAGGTAACCAATTCCTGCATTTGGGTGGCCCGCAATTACAAAACAGAGCATTGCCCGGTTATACACCGGAACAAATACCTGCAGGTGCCACGTTTTCAAAGTTTACACCGCCTGCCAACACCGGTTTAGGGTTTCTTGAATTGGTCTCCGATGCAAATATATTGTCAATAGCTGACCCCAATGATACAAATGGAGATGGTATTAGCGGTGTGCCGAATTATGAGTACCTGCCTTCTTTTATAACCCCGTTTTCGAATGCTATTCCAAGAAATAGTAAATACATTCACCGCTTTGGCAAAAAAGCGGCGGCTTATAATCTGTTGCACCAAACAGTAAATGCCTACAACCAGGACATTGGCATTACTTCAACATTTCAACCAAAAGATGTTTACTCTGGATTGAATATAGACCCCGAAGTTTCTGATGTAACGGTGCATAATGTTGTCTTCTACCTGCAAACATTGAAAGCTCCCATTCAAAGAAATCAAAATGATGCAACCGTTGTTCAGGGCAAAAATGTTTTCATGCAAGCCGGTTGCGAAAGCTGCCATAAGCAAACATTACAAACCGGTTTCTCAAACATAGCTCCATTATCCAACAAAACATTTCATCCTTATACCGATTTGCTATTGCATGATATGGGGCCGGGCTTAGATGATGGCTATACAGAAGGCAGCGCTACAAAATCTGAATGGAGAACGCCGCCACTATGGGGTTTGGGTTTATCTCCCAACTCACAAGGCGGCCAGTATTTTTTACTGCACGATGGAAGGGCAAAAAGCATTGAAGAAGCAATACTCTTACATGGCGGCGAAGCCACAACAAGTAAAAATAAATTCAGCCTGCTTTCGTCAGCCGACAAACAAGCCTTGCTTAAATTTTTAGAATCACTGTAA
- a CDS encoding metalloregulator ArsR/SmtB family transcription factor encodes MKNNTCIRLFADQEQIMNCKSKLRIAQKSFASLSNILALAGNEVRLKIIYLLEEEKELCPCDLADILGMSIPAVSQHLRKLKDGSIVETWKEGQTIYYSLSQENLKILKPFFKHINIETQKLETV; translated from the coding sequence ATGAAAAACAATACTTGCATCAGACTATTTGCAGACCAGGAGCAAATAATGAATTGTAAAAGCAAGTTGAGGATTGCACAAAAGTCTTTTGCAAGCCTGTCTAATATATTGGCTTTAGCTGGTAATGAAGTAAGGCTGAAGATTATCTATTTGCTCGAAGAAGAAAAAGAATTATGTCCATGCGACCTTGCAGATATTCTGGGCATGAGTATTCCAGCAGTATCACAACATCTAAGAAAATTGAAGGATGGAAGTATTGTTGAAACCTGGAAAGAAGGGCAAACAATTTATTATTCTCTTTCACAGGAAAATCTAAAGATTTTAAAGCCGTTCTTCAAACATATTAATATAGAAACTCAAAAACTGGAAACAGTATGA
- a CDS encoding gamma-glutamylcyclotransferase family protein — protein sequence MLIFAYGSNMNLNRLSQRVPSAKKVSNAFLPGYKLVCNKVSKKDGSAKANIIKTDNLADLVWGVLFTIDSNEKSQLDKAEGLGMGYHEDNLTFFYDAGNAYTAQVYIADSKSIDNTLLPYDWYKEFIVTGAIQNKLPEGYISQLQAIACICDPDEERRTKNYCIISGK from the coding sequence ATGTTGATTTTTGCTTACGGCTCTAATATGAATCTGAACAGACTTTCACAAAGAGTTCCTTCAGCAAAGAAGGTTTCCAACGCATTTCTTCCGGGATATAAATTAGTGTGCAATAAGGTTAGTAAAAAAGACGGGTCTGCGAAAGCGAATATTATTAAGACTGATAATCTTGCCGATTTGGTTTGGGGAGTGTTGTTTACCATTGATAGTAATGAAAAATCGCAGCTTGATAAAGCAGAAGGTTTAGGTATGGGTTATCATGAGGACAATTTGACTTTTTTTTATGACGCCGGCAATGCTTACACTGCCCAGGTTTATATTGCCGATAGTAAATCCATAGATAACACTTTGCTTCCCTATGACTGGTATAAAGAGTTTATAGTAACCGGTGCCATCCAGAATAAATTACCTGAAGGATATATTTCACAGCTACAAGCTATTGCCTGCATTTGTGACCCTGATGAAGAAAGAAGAACGAAAAACTATTGTATTATTTCAGGTAAGTAA
- a CDS encoding GDCCVxC domain-containing (seleno)protein produces MEKSTILQSTITCPQCGFQKEEIMPTDACQYFYKCTNCETVLKPKQGDCCVFCSYGTVACPPIQMNKSCCS; encoded by the coding sequence ATGGAGAAATCAACTATACTACAGTCAACAATTACTTGTCCGCAATGCGGCTTTCAAAAAGAAGAAATAATGCCAACAGATGCTTGCCAATACTTTTACAAGTGTACAAACTGCGAAACTGTACTAAAGCCAAAGCAGGGTGATTGTTGTGTATTTTGTAGCTATGGCACTGTTGCTTGCCCACCTATACAAATGAATAAATCTTGTTGTTCATAG
- a CDS encoding single-stranded DNA-binding protein — protein MEIIGRITADATVNETKAGKKVVNFSIAINDTYKTKDSSEVQKIVTYVNCAYWINPGIAKYLIKGGLVECAGRIGVNAYTSKDGEVKASLTFHVNSIKLHGKPNGGSSTPAPVVPMNTAPAAALSQVADDLPF, from the coding sequence ATGGAAATCATCGGCAGAATTACCGCAGATGCGACAGTGAACGAAACAAAAGCAGGGAAAAAGGTGGTGAACTTTTCTATTGCTATTAATGACACTTACAAAACAAAAGACAGCAGCGAAGTACAGAAGATTGTAACCTATGTAAACTGTGCTTACTGGATTAACCCCGGTATTGCAAAGTATTTAATTAAGGGTGGTTTGGTTGAATGTGCAGGCAGGATTGGTGTAAATGCTTACACCAGCAAAGACGGCGAAGTAAAAGCCAGCCTTACATTTCATGTAAACAGTATTAAGCTGCATGGAAAGCCAAATGGCGGCAGCAGTACACCTGCGCCGGTTGTGCCAATGAACACAGCACCAGCCGCAGCACTTTCACAAGTTGCAGACGATTTACCATTTTAA
- a CDS encoding MBL fold metallo-hydrolase, producing MAEAKKIATNTLCSWLETGQPVSILDIRPLAERMEWYIPGSIHFDAYDKLKKNDTDALNGLHLDKAIPVVTFCAGGRMSLVASKILQAQGYNVFSLDAGMKGWSLAWNTAELAFDSFTIIQFRRTGKGCLSYLIISQNEAMIIDASLDTEAYEKYLLSEKTVLKYVAETHIHADHLSRSKQLADKNKVSLFLPMPNKVSFTFEPVTEAVAFQLGNISIKTIQTPGHTIESTSYLVDDRVLLTGDTLFINGVGRPDLKANNEEAIQKSKLLYNSLQKLLTMDENIIVLPAHTNQPVDFNNKPIQTTIGSIKQNVTILQLNEEEFIRTIQQRIPPTPANYLAIIEKNISGDFSDINPVDLEAGANRCAIS from the coding sequence ATGGCAGAAGCGAAAAAAATTGCTACCAATACACTTTGCAGTTGGCTGGAAACAGGCCAGCCCGTTTCCATTCTTGATATACGACCATTAGCAGAACGGATGGAATGGTATATACCCGGCAGCATACATTTTGATGCTTACGATAAACTGAAGAAAAACGATACAGATGCATTGAATGGCCTGCATCTTGACAAAGCTATTCCGGTTGTTACTTTTTGTGCAGGCGGCAGAATGAGTTTGGTTGCTTCTAAAATACTGCAAGCACAGGGCTACAATGTTTTTTCATTAGATGCTGGGATGAAAGGATGGAGCCTTGCATGGAATACTGCTGAACTTGCTTTTGATAGCTTTACAATAATACAATTCAGAAGAACAGGTAAAGGCTGTTTATCTTACCTTATAATTTCACAAAATGAAGCAATGATAATAGATGCTTCATTAGATACAGAAGCCTATGAAAAATATTTGTTGTCTGAAAAAACAGTTTTAAAATATGTGGCAGAAACCCACATTCATGCCGACCATCTTTCAAGGTCAAAACAATTAGCAGATAAAAACAAGGTTTCGCTTTTCCTTCCAATGCCCAACAAGGTGAGTTTTACTTTTGAACCAGTAACTGAGGCTGTTGCTTTTCAACTTGGGAATATCTCCATCAAAACAATACAAACTCCCGGCCATACCATAGAAAGCACCAGCTACCTGGTTGATGATAGAGTATTGCTTACAGGGGATACACTATTTATTAACGGAGTTGGCAGGCCAGACCTGAAAGCAAATAATGAAGAAGCAATCCAGAAATCAAAGTTGCTTTATAACTCTTTGCAGAAGTTGTTAACGATGGATGAAAATATAATTGTGCTACCAGCACACACAAACCAACCAGTAGATTTTAATAACAAACCCATTCAAACAACAATTGGCAGCATCAAACAAAATGTTACCATACTGCAACTAAACGAGGAGGAATTTATCAGAACAATTCAACAGCGTATTCCACCAACACCAGCCAACTACTTAGCGATAATAGAAAAAAATATCAGCGGTGATTTCAGTGATATAAATCCGGTTGATTTAGAAGCCGGAGCAAATCGTTGTGCTATTTCATAA
- a CDS encoding metal-dependent transcriptional regulator, whose translation MHSFTEENYLKAIYKLQETNGEVVATSSLAQVMGVHAPSVTDMLKRMAGKKLVTYQKSKGFKLTEKGKQVAVGIIRNHRLWEVFLVDKLGYKWDEVHDLAEQLEHIHSEDLTNKLDKFLGFPKADPHGDPIPDANGVLPKSKAVLLSTLKIEEKGTFTGVTDHTPAFLNYLDKAGISLGNTVKVKAIEEFDQTYTLQIKPEKEIVISYKVANSILVNIA comes from the coding sequence GTGCATTCATTTACAGAAGAAAACTATCTAAAAGCCATTTATAAATTGCAGGAAACCAACGGTGAAGTAGTAGCTACTTCCTCTCTTGCCCAGGTAATGGGGGTGCATGCCCCATCTGTAACTGATATGCTTAAAAGGATGGCCGGAAAGAAACTGGTAACCTATCAAAAATCAAAAGGCTTTAAACTAACAGAGAAAGGTAAACAAGTAGCTGTGGGCATTATTCGTAACCATCGGCTTTGGGAAGTGTTCCTCGTTGACAAATTGGGGTATAAATGGGATGAAGTGCATGACCTTGCCGAACAATTAGAGCATATACACAGCGAAGACCTAACTAACAAATTAGATAAGTTCCTGGGCTTCCCCAAAGCCGACCCCCATGGTGACCCAATACCAGATGCCAATGGGGTTCTTCCTAAATCGAAAGCTGTCTTGCTATCTACTCTTAAAATTGAGGAGAAGGGTACGTTTACTGGTGTTACAGACCATACACCAGCATTTTTGAATTACCTGGATAAAGCAGGCATCTCGTTGGGTAACACTGTAAAAGTAAAAGCCATTGAAGAATTTGACCAGACCTATACTCTCCAGATAAAACCTGAAAAAGAAATTGTTATAAGTTACAAAGTTGCCAATAGTATATTGGTGAACATTGCCTAA
- a CDS encoding MFS transporter → MQQKVNIQLGLKANWKQFWLLIFINALVGGMIGLERTLLPEIAEKEFHLTSASIILSFIIVFGLFKAFTNYFTGALANRFGRKKLLLAGWLIGIPVPIILMLADNWNWIIVANILLGINQGLTWSSTVVMKIDLVGEKERGFAMGLNEFAGYGMLGIVAFVTSNIAASYGLRPYPFIIGIVFVIAGTLLSWLFIKDTSGHVKEEAEQNGSIPPLKNVFAETSWRNKNLGSVTQAGLVNNLNDAMIWGIMPVLLAQRGFSIEQIGIITAVYPAVWGLGQLVTGKLADIYCKRDLLFWGMLLQGIAIILIIFSSSSIHYITIAVILGIGTAIVYPTFLSAIAEDTNPQQRAKSLGVFRFWRDLGYVVGALLTGVFTDLFSINFSIAVIGILTVISSVIIIYRMHCKKAGKSFLKSFQN, encoded by the coding sequence ATGCAACAGAAAGTAAACATACAATTAGGATTAAAAGCAAACTGGAAACAGTTTTGGCTATTGATATTCATCAATGCATTGGTAGGCGGCATGATAGGATTAGAAAGAACATTGTTACCTGAAATAGCAGAAAAGGAGTTTCATCTTACATCTGCCTCAATTATTTTATCCTTCATTATTGTATTTGGTTTATTCAAAGCATTCACCAATTACTTCACCGGAGCTTTAGCAAACCGATTTGGCAGAAAGAAGTTATTGTTAGCTGGTTGGCTAATCGGTATTCCTGTTCCCATTATTTTAATGCTTGCTGATAATTGGAATTGGATAATAGTTGCCAATATTCTTTTAGGCATCAATCAGGGTTTAACATGGAGCAGTACGGTAGTAATGAAAATTGATTTGGTAGGTGAAAAAGAAAGAGGCTTTGCAATGGGTTTAAATGAATTTGCAGGATATGGAATGTTAGGTATTGTGGCATTTGTTACCAGTAATATTGCAGCCAGTTATGGGTTAAGGCCCTATCCGTTTATCATCGGAATTGTATTTGTTATTGCAGGCACACTGTTATCCTGGCTTTTTATAAAAGATACAAGCGGCCATGTAAAAGAGGAAGCAGAACAAAACGGAAGTATTCCACCATTAAAAAATGTATTTGCAGAAACATCATGGCGTAATAAAAATTTAGGCTCTGTAACACAGGCAGGCTTAGTTAACAACCTGAACGATGCAATGATTTGGGGAATAATGCCGGTGCTGCTGGCACAAAGAGGATTCAGCATTGAGCAAATAGGAATAATAACAGCGGTTTACCCGGCAGTGTGGGGATTAGGTCAGTTAGTAACAGGAAAATTAGCAGACATTTATTGCAAAAGAGATTTATTGTTTTGGGGAATGTTATTGCAGGGCATTGCCATCATACTAATTATATTTTCAAGCAGCAGTATTCATTACATTACTATCGCAGTTATTTTGGGAATTGGAACAGCCATTGTTTATCCAACTTTTCTTTCTGCTATTGCGGAAGATACCAACCCACAACAAAGAGCAAAGAGTTTAGGCGTATTCAGATTTTGGAGAGACTTAGGATATGTGGTTGGTGCATTGCTGACTGGAGTATTCACTGACCTTTTTAGTATAAACTTTTCAATAGCAGTTATTGGTATTTTAACGGTTATTTCATCGGTTATTATTATTTACCGGATGCACTGCAAAAAAGCAGGGAAGAGTTTCCTTAAAAGTTTTCAGAATTGA
- a CDS encoding Crp/Fnr family transcriptional regulator, giving the protein MQKLFQYFRKFNPLSKEAENAIAEICSIVTIKRNKDLQPIGHTCKTIYFINKGVARIYYFKDGIDITESFSFENSIIARVESLFTGKPSRKAIQILEDAEVVAINANQLFKLYDTFPEIERLFRKIFEVAYVETVNRIEGMQFHSAEERYNALLNEAPNVLMRVPLKYVASYLGITQVSLSRIRAQH; this is encoded by the coding sequence ATGCAAAAACTCTTTCAATATTTTAGAAAATTCAACCCCCTTTCAAAAGAAGCGGAGAATGCAATTGCTGAAATATGCAGTATTGTAACTATCAAAAGAAATAAAGACCTGCAACCAATAGGCCACACATGTAAAACAATTTATTTCATAAATAAGGGAGTGGCAAGAATTTATTATTTCAAAGACGGTATAGATATAACAGAGAGTTTTTCTTTTGAAAATAGTATCATTGCAAGGGTGGAAAGTCTATTTACCGGCAAGCCAAGCCGCAAAGCAATACAAATACTGGAAGACGCTGAAGTGGTTGCCATCAATGCCAATCAACTATTTAAACTTTACGATACTTTTCCGGAGATTGAAAGATTGTTTCGAAAAATATTTGAAGTTGCTTATGTAGAAACGGTGAACCGTATTGAAGGTATGCAATTTCACTCCGCAGAAGAAAGATACAATGCCCTGTTGAACGAAGCCCCTAACGTATTAATGAGAGTTCCGCTAAAGTACGTCGCCTCTTATCTCGGAATCACACAGGTAAGCCTTAGCCGCATAAGGGCACAGCACTGA
- a CDS encoding DUF932 domain-containing protein, which yields MAHNINFNEQTGKHSFFSVKEKAWHGLGQIVQDYPNSKEALQFAGLDFEVVKRPNTHKLDDGTEIISTSSFYTYRPDAGAILGDRLGKDYEVVQNADAFSFFDAIVEGDGIQYETAGALGKGEKIFITAKLPGYIKVGNDDMIEKYLFLTTSHDGFGSIMAAFTPVRIVCNNTLNAALRNCTNAIKIRHTANVKERLEQAHKVMGISNQLSIQLEGIFNQWAKVRITDKEVQKLIQLAMVPNKEVLQNIEKGELDELSTCFKNMCDDVYEYQMSSPSQFLETTKGTVFGAYNAITGYFQNVRNYKDDEAKMKSLLYGGTAQLRTQKAFQLCESFVRAEFAGNWS from the coding sequence ATGGCACACAATATTAATTTTAATGAGCAGACAGGTAAACACAGTTTCTTTTCAGTAAAAGAAAAAGCATGGCACGGTTTGGGGCAGATTGTACAGGACTATCCCAACAGCAAAGAAGCATTGCAATTTGCAGGACTTGATTTTGAAGTGGTGAAAAGACCTAATACACATAAATTGGATGATGGCACAGAAATCATTTCTACAAGTTCATTCTATACTTACCGTCCTGATGCAGGTGCAATTTTAGGCGACCGCTTAGGCAAGGATTATGAAGTGGTACAGAATGCAGATGCGTTCAGTTTTTTTGACGCCATTGTTGAAGGTGATGGCATACAATACGAAACTGCAGGTGCATTGGGCAAGGGTGAAAAGATATTTATTACTGCAAAACTTCCAGGCTACATTAAAGTAGGTAACGACGATATGATTGAAAAGTATTTATTCCTTACTACTTCACATGATGGATTTGGCAGCATCATGGCAGCGTTTACACCTGTAAGGATAGTTTGTAACAATACTCTTAATGCCGCTTTGAGAAACTGTACAAACGCCATTAAAATCCGTCACACTGCCAATGTAAAAGAAAGGCTGGAGCAGGCACACAAAGTAATGGGAATATCAAACCAGCTTTCAATACAATTAGAAGGAATTTTTAATCAGTGGGCAAAGGTTCGTATCACCGATAAAGAAGTACAGAAACTGATCCAACTTGCAATGGTTCCCAACAAAGAAGTATTGCAAAACATTGAAAAAGGTGAACTGGATGAGCTAAGCACCTGCTTTAAAAATATGTGTGATGATGTATATGAATATCAAATGAGCAGCCCTTCACAATTTTTGGAAACAACAAAGGGAACCGTGTTTGGTGCATACAATGCCATTACTGGTTATTTTCAGAATGTAAGGAATTACAAAGATGATGAAGCAAAAATGAAATCGTTATTGTATGGCGGTACGGCACAATTAAGAACGCAAAAGGCTTTTCAGCTTTGTGAGAGTTTTGTAAGAGCAGAGTTTGCAGGTAACTGGAGTTAA